Proteins from one Deinococcus sedimenti genomic window:
- the uraH gene encoding hydroxyisourate hydrolase has protein sequence MSGAGLSTHVLDTARGRPAAHIPVQLHRIDGAARTLLTRATTNTDGRTDEPLIPRGQLRTGTYELTFHVAAHFKDLTTPTGTSQAEPFLDEITLRFTVADATAHYHVPLLVSPWSYSTYRGS, from the coding sequence GTGAGCGGCGCGGGCCTCAGCACCCACGTGCTCGACACGGCGCGCGGCCGTCCCGCCGCCCACATTCCCGTCCAGCTTCACCGGATCGACGGCGCGGCGCGGACCCTGCTCACCCGGGCGACCACCAACACCGACGGCCGCACGGACGAGCCGCTCATCCCACGCGGGCAGCTGCGCACCGGCACGTACGAGCTGACCTTCCACGTCGCCGCCCACTTCAAGGACCTGACCACCCCGACGGGCACAAGCCAAGCCGAGCCGTTCCTGGACGAGATCACCCTGCGGTTCACGGTCGCGGATGCCACGGCGCACTATCACGTTCCACTTCTGGTCAGCCCGTGGTCCTACAGCACCTACCGCGGCTCCTGA
- a CDS encoding MarR family winged helix-turn-helix transcriptional regulator: MRDRFLTQLQTDWQAVRPDLNVEAMVQVLTLTRLGHHLQERLDSLLAEHSLNAAGWDLLLALYRSAPPEGLQPGQLIQVCAVRGPAISNRVTRLEERGLIQRTYSPEDRRTVRVHLTDLGRSTVEDLLPSFLLVEGQLLSPLDAEELSELTRLAGRLLSSLEAFDTMHEFTK, encoded by the coding sequence ATGCGCGACCGCTTCCTCACGCAGCTCCAGACCGACTGGCAGGCCGTCCGACCCGATCTGAACGTGGAGGCCATGGTTCAGGTCCTCACCCTGACGCGCCTCGGCCACCACCTCCAGGAACGGCTCGACTCACTGCTGGCTGAGCACAGTCTGAATGCGGCCGGATGGGATCTGCTGCTGGCCCTGTACCGCAGCGCCCCGCCCGAAGGTCTCCAGCCGGGTCAACTCATCCAGGTGTGTGCGGTCCGCGGGCCGGCCATCTCCAACCGCGTCACTCGGCTGGAGGAGCGCGGCCTTATCCAGCGGACGTACAGCCCCGAGGATCGGCGGACCGTTCGCGTCCACCTGACCGACCTCGGGCGGAGCACCGTCGAGGATCTCCTGCCCTCGTTCCTCCTTGTTGAGGGTCAACTGCTCAGCCCGCTCGACGCTGAAGAGCTCAGTGAATTGACGCGACTCGCCGGTCGACTCCTCTCGTCCCTGGAAGCCTTCGACACCATGCACGAGTTCACGAAATAA
- a CDS encoding ABC transporter permease, with translation MTAAPTPARAAARVTPFQLALRRFRRSRAGVLSAWVLAALYLMALVSGFLAPYSITAQHEDYPYQRPQAVHVMHDGRLMRPFVYGFRQTRDPVTFARTFSEDTTRPLPILFLVRGDDPAESRYSLLGVFQSQWHLFGVRDGYYFPLGTDRFGRDLLSRMLVGSQVSLTVGLIGILISFSIGIVLGGVSGYFGGWVDNVIQRLVEVLLSFPRLPILLALSTIIPAKWPSTWVYLGIVAVLALIGWAGLARVVRGQVMGARGLDYVQAARAIGARDLRVILRHIMPNLSSFLIVTATLALPGYILGESALSFLGLGIKEPMTSWGLLLKDAQNFETLSLHPWLLLPGVLIVISVLAFNFVGDALRDAADTQSR, from the coding sequence ATGACCGCCGCGCCCACCCCCGCCCGGGCAGCGGCGCGGGTGACGCCGTTCCAGCTGGCCCTGCGGCGCTTCCGCCGCTCGCGCGCCGGGGTGCTGAGCGCCTGGGTGCTCGCGGCGCTGTACCTGATGGCCCTAGTGTCGGGGTTCCTCGCGCCGTACTCCATCACCGCGCAGCACGAGGACTACCCGTACCAGCGGCCGCAGGCGGTGCACGTGATGCACGACGGGAGGCTCATGCGGCCGTTCGTGTACGGCTTCAGGCAGACCCGCGATCCCGTGACCTTCGCGCGCACGTTCAGCGAGGACACCACGCGGCCCCTGCCGATCCTGTTCCTCGTTCGGGGCGACGATCCGGCCGAGAGCCGCTACTCGCTGCTGGGCGTCTTCCAGAGCCAGTGGCATCTGTTCGGCGTGCGGGACGGATACTACTTCCCGCTGGGCACCGACCGGTTCGGGCGGGACCTGCTGTCGCGCATGCTGGTCGGCTCGCAGGTCAGCCTCACGGTCGGATTGATCGGCATCCTGATCAGTTTCAGTATCGGCATCGTGCTGGGCGGCGTCAGCGGCTACTTCGGCGGGTGGGTGGACAACGTCATCCAGCGCCTCGTGGAGGTGCTGCTGTCATTCCCGAGGCTGCCGATCCTGCTGGCGCTGAGCACCATCATTCCCGCGAAGTGGCCCAGTACGTGGGTGTACCTGGGCATCGTGGCGGTCCTCGCGCTGATCGGCTGGGCGGGGCTGGCGCGCGTGGTGCGTGGGCAGGTGATGGGGGCACGCGGCCTGGATTACGTGCAGGCGGCCCGAGCGATCGGCGCGCGGGACCTGCGGGTGATCCTGCGGCACATCATGCCGAACCTGAGTTCGTTCCTGATCGTGACGGCCACGCTGGCCCTGCCCGGGTACATCCTGGGCGAGAGCGCCCTGAGCTTCCTGGGGCTGGGCATCAAGGAGCCGATGACCAGCTGGGGCCTGCTGCTCAAGGACGCACAGAATTTCGAGACGCTCAGCCTGCACCCCTGGCTGCTGCTGCCGGGCGTGCTGATCGTGATCAGCGTGCTGGCCTTCAACTTCGTGGGGGACGCGCTGCGCGACGCGGCGGACACGCAGAGCCGGTAG
- a CDS encoding ABC transporter substrate-binding protein, with the protein MHVRTLTLLTLALIGTAHAAPKKVTGYGSLGIVGGKSGGTYTLPLGDSPQSLFYYGAIDNNLGLISQQMFDGLVEFNLATYKIEPALAESWTITDGGTVYTFKLRQGVKWSDGQAFNADDVIFTYRNMIMNPESRAGDPGNFKLGGQNVTISKVDSMTVRFTLPRPAPAFLLQQRYFIMPQHKLAKYGQESGAKPGDINSAWPTNVAETEVVGTGPFKLGNYTAGQKVTLTRNPNYWKVDAAGKQLPYLDRLEFLIIRDPQAQVAQFLAGNLDQLNVTGAQFPDLKQKEVAGAPFKVMRSTALFGSPPFVAYNFDAKNAALAKVFSDVRFRRAMQSAVNRERIIDTVYNGLASLPGHGVAPVNKAFYANTTRQLGTFSLNDANDALDAMGLKRRNAAGIRLLPSGQPLELDLTYGTDSAVYPSIATILQSDFAKVGVKVNLKGILSSRLLATGQSGDWEMILHAFGDQPDPELRRPIWQPGGSLYYWHRAPQPAKDGDPANTARMASWEKEIYEIFNKAAVEPNAATRKALYTRWQLIFAQNLPVTPIAKPENIGAISTRYGNYVYNLGVIPGYNPVPLIYQK; encoded by the coding sequence ATGCACGTACGCACCCTGACCCTGCTCACCCTCGCCCTGATCGGCACCGCCCACGCCGCCCCGAAGAAGGTCACCGGCTACGGCAGCCTGGGAATCGTCGGCGGCAAGAGCGGCGGCACCTACACCCTGCCGCTCGGCGACAGCCCCCAGAGCCTCTTCTACTACGGCGCCATCGACAACAACCTGGGCCTGATTTCCCAGCAGATGTTCGACGGCCTGGTGGAATTCAACCTCGCCACGTACAAGATCGAACCCGCCCTCGCCGAGAGCTGGACGATCACGGACGGCGGCACCGTGTACACCTTCAAGCTCCGGCAGGGCGTCAAGTGGAGCGACGGGCAGGCCTTCAACGCCGACGACGTGATCTTCACGTACCGGAACATGATCATGAACCCCGAGTCCCGCGCCGGGGACCCCGGGAACTTCAAGCTGGGTGGCCAGAACGTGACCATCAGCAAGGTCGACAGCATGACCGTCCGCTTCACGCTGCCCCGCCCCGCCCCCGCGTTCCTGCTGCAGCAGCGGTACTTCATCATGCCGCAGCACAAACTCGCCAAGTACGGCCAGGAGAGCGGCGCCAAACCCGGCGACATCAACAGCGCCTGGCCCACCAACGTCGCTGAGACCGAGGTGGTCGGCACCGGCCCCTTCAAGCTGGGCAACTACACCGCCGGGCAGAAGGTCACCCTGACCCGCAACCCCAACTACTGGAAGGTGGACGCCGCCGGGAAGCAGCTGCCGTACCTGGACCGGCTGGAGTTCCTGATCATCCGCGACCCGCAGGCGCAGGTGGCGCAGTTCCTCGCGGGGAACCTCGACCAGCTGAACGTCACGGGCGCGCAGTTCCCGGACCTGAAGCAGAAGGAAGTCGCGGGCGCCCCGTTCAAGGTCATGCGCTCCACGGCGCTGTTCGGCAGTCCGCCCTTCGTGGCGTACAACTTCGACGCGAAGAACGCCGCGCTGGCCAAGGTCTTCAGCGACGTGCGCTTCCGCCGCGCCATGCAGAGCGCCGTGAACCGCGAGCGCATCATCGACACGGTGTACAACGGCCTGGCCAGCCTCCCCGGCCACGGCGTCGCGCCCGTGAACAAGGCGTTCTACGCGAACACCACCCGTCAGCTCGGCACCTTCAGCCTGAACGACGCCAATGACGCGCTCGACGCCATGGGCCTCAAACGGCGCAACGCGGCGGGCATCCGCCTGCTGCCCAGCGGCCAGCCGCTCGAACTGGACCTGACCTACGGCACCGACAGCGCCGTGTACCCGTCCATCGCCACGATCCTCCAGAGTGACTTCGCGAAGGTGGGCGTGAAGGTGAACCTCAAGGGCATCCTCAGCAGCCGCCTGCTCGCCACCGGTCAAAGCGGCGACTGGGAGATGATCCTGCACGCCTTCGGCGATCAGCCCGACCCGGAACTGCGCCGACCCATCTGGCAGCCCGGCGGCAGCCTGTACTACTGGCACCGCGCGCCGCAACCCGCCAAGGACGGCGACCCGGCCAACACCGCCAGGATGGCGAGCTGGGAGAAGGAGATCTACGAGATCTTCAACAAGGCCGCCGTGGAACCCAACGCCGCCACCCGCAAGGCGCTGTACACCCGCTGGCAGCTGATCTTCGCGCAGAACCTGCCGGTCACGCCCATCGCCAAACCGGAGAACATCGGCGCAATCAGCACCAGGTACGGCAACTACGTGTACAACCTCGGCGTGATTCCCGGGTACAACCCGGTTCCGCTGATCTACCAGAAGTAA
- a CDS encoding GntR family transcriptional regulator produces the protein MLSPSSLWTIPLDSASATPVYVQVAQGLTQRIDSGQLRPGSALPAERDLAAHLGVSRVTIRQALALLAQQGLLTRRHGSGTFVTPPPRPGDLPARTLGLLSSFSEDVRSRGQQPGARIISFERTRPTPQEAMSLAVSPSETVYRLRRLRTADGEPLAVEDSTIPAGLVGPLGADDVQDASLYALLASRGLSPTRAIRHLRAVNADLTLAPILGIPVGAALLTTDRVSWLADGRPIEYARAHYRGDRYDFVMELQGGA, from the coding sequence ATGCTGTCCCCGTCCTCCCTCTGGACCATCCCGCTCGACAGCGCCAGCGCCACCCCCGTGTACGTGCAGGTCGCCCAGGGACTGACGCAGCGCATCGACAGCGGACAGTTGCGTCCCGGTAGCGCACTCCCCGCCGAACGCGACCTCGCCGCGCACCTCGGCGTGTCCCGCGTCACCATCCGCCAGGCGCTCGCGCTGCTCGCCCAGCAGGGCCTGCTCACCAGACGCCACGGCAGCGGGACCTTCGTCACGCCCCCACCCCGCCCCGGCGACCTCCCCGCCCGGACCCTCGGCCTGCTGTCCTCCTTCTCCGAGGACGTCCGCTCCCGCGGCCAGCAGCCCGGCGCGCGCATCATCAGCTTCGAACGCACCCGCCCCACCCCGCAGGAAGCCATGAGTCTCGCCGTGTCCCCCAGCGAGACCGTGTACCGCCTGCGCCGCCTGCGCACCGCCGACGGCGAACCCCTGGCCGTCGAGGACTCCACCATCCCCGCCGGACTCGTCGGCCCGCTCGGCGCGGACGACGTGCAGGACGCCAGCCTGTACGCCCTGCTGGCCTCGCGCGGCCTGAGCCCCACCCGCGCCATCCGCCACCTGCGCGCCGTGAACGCCGACCTGACCCTCGCGCCCATCCTGGGCATCCCGGTGGGCGCCGCGCTGCTCACCACCGACCGCGTGTCCTGGCTCGCGGACGGCCGCCCCATCGAGTACGCCCGCGCCCACTACCGCGGCGACCGCTACGACTTCGTCATGGAACTCCAGGGCGGCGCGTGA
- a CDS encoding ABC transporter permease → MLTYTVRRILGMIPTLLLISVVCFAVIQLQPGSFLDQYREDPRVTPEALQAMTRQLGLDQPVWVQYLNWVKGIVLHGDFGYSFANSRPVSSLIWERLGWTVFLAVLTLLVSWVIAVPLGIYTALHRHGKRSAALNFLGYLSLATPDFLVALLLIALVLRTGGTNVGGLFSPDMIDAPWSAARVADLLAHLWIPMIAIGLEGVAGLMRQMRASMLDVLSQDFIRTARAKGATGRRVLWGHAVRNAVNPLISLAGLSLPSLISGTIIASIVLNLPTIGPYLYDALLNKDQFVAMTLLMFSALLLLVGNLLSDLALAWADPRVRFE, encoded by the coding sequence ATGCTGACGTACACCGTCCGGCGCATTCTGGGCATGATTCCCACGCTGCTGCTGATCAGCGTGGTGTGCTTCGCCGTGATTCAGCTGCAGCCCGGCAGCTTCCTCGACCAGTACCGCGAGGATCCGCGCGTCACCCCGGAGGCCCTGCAGGCCATGACCCGGCAGCTGGGCCTGGACCAGCCGGTGTGGGTGCAGTACCTGAACTGGGTGAAGGGCATCGTGCTGCACGGCGATTTCGGGTACTCGTTCGCGAACAGCCGCCCGGTCAGCAGCCTGATCTGGGAGCGGCTGGGCTGGACGGTGTTCCTGGCAGTGCTGACCCTGCTGGTGTCGTGGGTGATCGCGGTGCCGCTGGGCATCTACACGGCGCTGCACCGGCACGGAAAGCGCAGCGCGGCGCTGAACTTCCTGGGGTACCTGAGTCTGGCCACGCCGGACTTCCTGGTGGCGCTGCTGCTGATCGCCCTCGTCCTGCGGACCGGCGGGACGAACGTCGGCGGCCTGTTCAGCCCGGACATGATTGACGCGCCCTGGAGTGCCGCGCGGGTCGCAGACCTGCTGGCGCACCTGTGGATTCCCATGATCGCCATCGGTCTGGAGGGCGTCGCGGGCCTGATGCGGCAGATGCGCGCCTCGATGCTGGACGTGCTGTCGCAGGACTTCATCCGCACCGCGCGCGCCAAGGGCGCCACCGGGCGGCGGGTGCTGTGGGGGCACGCGGTCCGGAACGCCGTGAACCCGCTGATCAGCCTCGCGGGCCTGAGCCTGCCCAGCCTGATCAGCGGAACGATCATCGCCAGCATCGTCCTGAACCTGCCCACCATCGGCCCGTACCTGTACGACGCGCTGCTGAACAAGGACCAGTTCGTCGCCATGACCCTGCTGATGTTCAGCGCGCTCCTGCTGCTCGTCGGGAACCTGCTGAGCGACCTGGCGCTGGCGTGGGCCGACCCGCGCGTGAGGTTCGAATGA
- the pucL gene encoding factor-independent urate hydroxylase, whose translation MPHPTITQLNTLTEEAFTAHFARVLEHSPHYAAQVARGRPYAIAEDLAAAFAHAARSGTPDEQRALIRAHPDLAGKAALAGELTPESAGEQASAGLDRLSPDEYAEFHQLNAAYHARFGLPYVVCVREHDKASIFEGARRRLHHTPDQEIDTALHEIGRIARLRVLDLVSPTPEAPMPVKVRLGDNNYGKADVRLFKVFRDQPRHEIKDVQVRVAMTGDFDAAHTHGDNTDLVATDTVRNTIYALARDGLTGSVEAFGKHLIRHFVNHGPRVTGARATFVEHTWDRMPTGGVPHDHAFVRQMPKHTATVTGDGQHFTVESGIDELYILKTTQSGWAGFHRDQFTTLPDTTDRILATTVTARWTYRTDEPDYDAIWAEVYQTLMDVFPDHYSHSMQHTLYRLGEAVLTRCEDIDRIFFSFPNRHHILYPLDRFGMTNPGVIFHADAEPYGVIEGWVERA comes from the coding sequence TTGCCGCACCCGACCATCACCCAGCTCAACACCCTGACCGAAGAGGCGTTCACCGCCCACTTCGCGCGGGTGCTGGAGCACTCCCCCCACTACGCCGCGCAGGTCGCGCGCGGCCGCCCCTACGCCATCGCCGAGGACCTCGCTGCCGCCTTCGCCCACGCGGCCCGCAGCGGCACGCCCGACGAACAACGCGCCCTGATCCGCGCCCACCCGGACCTCGCCGGAAAGGCCGCCCTGGCCGGGGAACTCACGCCCGAAAGTGCAGGCGAGCAGGCCAGCGCCGGACTCGACCGCCTGAGCCCCGACGAGTACGCCGAATTCCACCAGCTCAACGCCGCTTACCACGCCCGCTTCGGCCTGCCGTACGTGGTGTGCGTCCGCGAGCACGACAAGGCCAGCATCTTCGAAGGCGCCCGCCGCCGCCTGCACCACACCCCCGACCAGGAAATCGACACCGCCCTGCACGAGATCGGCCGGATCGCCCGCCTGCGCGTCCTCGACCTCGTCTCCCCCACCCCGGAGGCTCCCATGCCCGTGAAGGTCAGACTCGGCGACAACAACTACGGCAAGGCCGACGTGCGCCTGTTCAAGGTGTTCCGCGACCAGCCGCGACACGAGATCAAGGACGTGCAGGTCCGCGTCGCCATGACCGGCGACTTCGACGCCGCCCACACCCACGGCGACAACACGGACCTCGTCGCGACCGACACCGTCCGCAACACCATCTACGCCCTGGCCCGCGACGGCCTGACCGGCAGCGTCGAGGCGTTCGGCAAGCACCTCATCCGGCACTTCGTGAATCACGGGCCGCGCGTCACCGGCGCCCGCGCCACCTTCGTGGAACACACCTGGGACCGCATGCCCACGGGCGGCGTCCCGCACGACCACGCGTTCGTCCGGCAGATGCCGAAGCACACCGCCACCGTCACCGGCGACGGCCAGCACTTCACGGTCGAGAGCGGCATCGACGAGCTGTACATCCTGAAAACCACCCAGAGCGGCTGGGCCGGATTCCACCGCGACCAGTTCACGACCCTGCCGGACACCACCGACCGCATCCTGGCGACCACCGTCACCGCCCGCTGGACCTACCGCACCGACGAGCCCGACTACGACGCGATCTGGGCGGAGGTCTACCAGACCTTGATGGACGTGTTCCCGGACCACTACTCGCACAGCATGCAGCACACCCTCTACCGCCTGGGCGAGGCGGTCCTCACCCGCTGCGAGGACATCGACCGGATCTTCTTCTCCTTCCCCAACCGGCACCACATCCTCTATCCGCTCGACCGCTTCGGCATGACCAACCCCGGTGTGATCTTCCATGCCGACGCGGAACCGTACGGCGTCATCGAGGGCTGGGTGGAACGGGCGTGA